Part of the Gemmatimonadota bacterium genome, CAGCGCCGCACGATAGGTCGCAGCGTTTGAACCGCGCCGCATGTACTGCAGAATGCGGACCAGCGCTCGGGGCGTCACTAGGTTGTAGGCCGAGAGCCCTGATCCATCCCTCGGCGCTATGTCCAGGCTGTCGACCCCGACCTGCTCGGTGAGGAAGGTTCGAATCACTTCGACGCCCTCGGACCAACTACCGTTCTCACCCCGGTCGGCTCCGAGCGTGCGAATGAGCTGTTCGGTCATCCAGTTCTGACTCGGCCCGAGAATGCCGGCCACCAACTCCGAGAGCGGAGGCGACTCGAGCGAAAAGATGAGCCCTGCGTTGGCACATTCCCGCACCGAGCCCGACAAGCATCCCCGACCGACTCGGACGCTGTCGACCCACACGACCCGCGCCTGGTCTTCGACAACGATGCCTGCATCTGCGATCGCCCTGCCGAGCGCCGCCGTTGCCTGGCGAACGGGGTCTCGGATCGCGAATGACAGCGTGTCCACCGTGCCGAGCTCGGCGCGTCCCTCCAGAACCAACCTCCGGGACTCCGGGAGGTAGCTCGGGCGGACCCGGGTGGTGCTGTCGGGTGGGGAGGTCCTGAGCCGAGAGGTCACAAAGTCGTCGCTACCCAGCGGAGACCATTCGACGGATGCGGGTGCTCCTACCGCCGCGCCGGCACGAATGATGAGTTCGATTTCTCCCTCGTCGATCGCGAACGCCCCACCAGTGGCCGCGGATCGGCCCCGAAGGTCCGCCACCTGCCACGTCGGCCCCACGGTGGCCGAGTCCCACGCCGACACGTCCACGAACACCGATCCGGCTACGTGCTCGAGCCCCCGCCGTCTCAGTGAGTCCGCGATCGCGGACAGCGCCGCCTCGCCCGAGTCCCAATATCGGTCGGAGAGAGAGGGGTCTCCGGAAGCGATGACGACCAGGTCGCCGTCGAGCAGCGATCCGAGGACAGAGCCGGTCGCCCATACTTCGGTCCGGTACCGGTAGTCCGGTCCCAGCAGGGACAGCGCAGTGGCGGTGACGAGAATCTTCTGATTGGACGCCGGAACGAACTTCCGGTGAGCGTTGCGCGAAAACAGGATGCGGCCGGTTCGAGCGTCGATTGCCAGAACGCCGAAATGCACCTGGTCGAAGGGTGCCGAGTCCAGGGTCTCGTCGATCGCTTCGCGATCGACGTCTCCGGCACCGACGCCTCCTCCCACCGAGGCACACCCGACCTGGAGCGAGACGGCGAGCACGACCGACAGGCCCTTGAGCGCGCGCTCCCTCTTCGCCGCGTGCCGCGGCCGGGCGAAGAGTGCCGCCTGCACACACGCGAGTCCGCCGCGTGCCGCGACTCCGCTGGCGGTGAGTCCCGTGTTCTTCTTCATGGCCCGAGCGAGAGAACTCGCCGTCGAGTAGCCGAGCAGAAACGCTGTCTCCTCGACCGTGCGGCGGTCGCGGCCCAGATACGCTCCAGCCCGAAGGAGTCGTCCCCAGAGCAAGAGCGTCTTCGGGGACGGCAGCCCGTCCCGGTGCAGCGCGGACACCAACAAACGCGGCGCGCGGCCCATCGCGGCTGCGAATTGCTCAACGGAGGGCTCGGACGTGGCGTGTTCGATGGACCACGCAATGGCCCGTGAGCCGAGCGTGCCGAACCGTCCTTCGAGCTCGTGAGCGATCCGGATGGCGCTGTTCGCCGCCATCGCCTGGTCCACCACATCTCTGATCTTGGCCGCGTCGTGCCGGCCGGCGAGAAGAACGCCATCGACGCCCAGCTCACCCAGATCGTAGTACTCGAGCTCCCCCGTGACGTCGGCGTAGGCGATGATCGCGAGGCTAGGGTACTTCTCGCGAATCGCTTCGATTTCGGCGCGTGCCACGTCTCGGCCGGGGTGGTCCGCGTCAACGACACATGCATCGATCGATTCTCCGCTCAGCGCCTCGTTCAGGGCACGCCACGAAGAACGCACGACGACCTCGTGCGTTCCCCCGAGGGCGGTGCTCATTCGTGCCGCGGCTCGAGCGTCTGGTTGGAGGATGGCTAGTGACGCCAAGAGTGGTCCTCACAGGATCCGCCTCTGGGAAGGGCATCGCGAAAGTGCCGGCCTTGCGCGGGATCAGCAAGAAATTTGTGCCGGAGGCTCCCGGGCGAGCGGCGGAGATAGGCTAGCTGCTCGGCTCGAACGTCACGGCGGTCCCGTAGCAGAGCATCTCTGCCGCGCCGGCCATGACCATCGAGGTCTGGAAGCGAACACACACGACTGCGTCGGCTTTGAGCGTCCGGGCTTCTTCGACCATGCGGTCGAGGGCCTGCTCACGGGCTTCCGCGAGCATCTTGGTGTACTCACGGACTTCGCCGCCGGCGATGTTCCGCAGCACAGCTATGATGTCCTGACCGATGTGCCGCGAACGGATCGAGCTGCCACGGACCATGCCCAAGGTGCGCTTGATTTGCTTGCCCTGCACCTCGAGCGTGGTGACGATGATCATCGATGGACGTCCTTATACGGGTCCGCACCCCACTCCTTGTAACGCTCCCAGATCACGGAAGCCAGGAGAGTGAGAATACCGATCACGATCGCGCCTGTGGCAAGCTTTTCCCACGCATTCGCGGGCGAAGTCGTGAATACGTATGAGCCGTAGGCCGTCCAAACGATGGCCCCGACGACGACTAGGATCCAACCGATGGGTCTGGTCACGCTGGCGTTCACCTTGTCCCAAACGGAGCTGTGGTAGGTACCGGGGTCGAAGCTCAGTCCCTGGAAATCCGTCCTCATCGCAAGGAAAATCGCCAACTCTCGCTTCAACTCCGTCGAACGCTCGAGCTCAGCGTCCACGCGAACGCGCTCCTCGGGCGGCATTTCGCCGTCCATGTAGCGCATCAGGTCTTCCTTGGAGACTCGGTCGGCCATTGTTCCTAGGGGTACTCGACGCCCTGATCGACGAGCGCCTCTTTAAGCGCGTGTCGCGCGTGATAGAGGCGGCTCGCCACCGTCCCTTCCGGTATTTCCAGGATCTGGGCTATCTCCGAATATCTGAACCCTTCGAGCTCCTTGAGGACGAGGATTTCACGGTGTTCATCACCGATCCGCTCAAGACCCATCCAGAGTATCTCACGTACGGCGCTGCGTTGATGGGCCCGCTCGGGACCCTTTTCACTGCTCGCTGGGCGGGCCTCCAGTCGCTCATCCAGCGTTTCCACCTTGAACCGCGCCTGTCGGCTGCGAAGCATGTCCCTGCACTGGTTCCTCAGAATCTGGAAGAACCACGGACCGAAGGGCCGTCGCACATCGAAGCGGTGCAGCGACCTGAACGTCTTCACGAACGCCTCTTGAAGCGCGTCCTGAGCGTCTTCCGTATTGCTCATCATCGCCACGGCGAGTCGCAGACCCGACGGCTCGTAGGCTCGGACGAGGGGCTCGTAGAACCGAGTGTCACCGGTTTGGCACTTGCGTATCAGTTCCCGCTCCAGCTCAGGCTGCAATGTGGCTCCTCTTACGTGACTGGTCCTACGCGGGGCTGGCGCAATTTCTTCATCGCGGCGACGAACGTCTACAAAACAACGACTCGCTCAAGCCTCGGCCACGAGCTCCTCGAGTGCCTCGATCAGCGTCGCGAGCTCCTCCTCGGTATTGAAATAGTGCGGTGAGATGCGTAGTGAGCCATTCACGCGCTTCTCTTCGTAATCGATGACGGCGTCTGTGCTCTCTTGGCCGGAGGTATTGATGCCACGCTCACGGAGTTCGCGAACGAGGTCTGGCGGACGCCACCCCTCGACCGACGCCGTGACCGTAGCGCAGAGCGTCGGCCCCCGGTCGAGCGTACGGACCCCGTCGATCCCCCGCAGCATGGTGCGCAGCCGATCGGCGAGGCCCCACGAGCGTTCGCGGATCACGTCCAGGCCCAGGTCGGTCGCGTATCTCGCCGCCACACCGGTCGCGCGCACGAGTCCCCAGAAGAACTCCCAGGTCTCGAACCGCTTCGCGTCGG contains:
- the dacB gene encoding D-alanyl-D-alanine carboxypeptidase/D-alanyl-D-alanine-endopeptidase; the protein is MSTALGGTHEVVVRSSWRALNEALSGESIDACVVDADHPGRDVARAEIEAIREKYPSLAIIAYADVTGELEYYDLGELGVDGVLLAGRHDAAKIRDVVDQAMAANSAIRIAHELEGRFGTLGSRAIAWSIEHATSEPSVEQFAAAMGRAPRLLVSALHRDGLPSPKTLLLWGRLLRAGAYLGRDRRTVEETAFLLGYSTASSLARAMKKNTGLTASGVAARGGLACVQAALFARPRHAAKRERALKGLSVVLAVSLQVGCASVGGGVGAGDVDREAIDETLDSAPFDQVHFGVLAIDARTGRILFSRNAHRKFVPASNQKILVTATALSLLGPDYRYRTEVWATGSVLGSLLDGDLVVIASGDPSLSDRYWDSGEAALSAIADSLRRRGLEHVAGSVFVDVSAWDSATVGPTWQVADLRGRSAATGGAFAIDEGEIELIIRAGAAVGAPASVEWSPLGSDDFVTSRLRTSPPDSTTRVRPSYLPESRRLVLEGRAELGTVDTLSFAIRDPVRQATAALGRAIADAGIVVEDQARVVWVDSVRVGRGCLSGSVRECANAGLIFSLESPPLSELVAGILGPSQNWMTEQLIRTLGADRGENGSWSEGVEVIRTFLTEQVGVDSLDIAPRDGSGLSAYNLVTPRALVRILQYMRRGSNAATYRAALAEPGEEDSTLERRLTDLEGRLFAKTGTISNVNSLSGYLVRDDGTEVIFSILSNGSGLPASRVRAAIDDVVRALAR
- a CDS encoding YbjQ family protein; this translates as MIIVTTLEVQGKQIKRTLGMVRGSSIRSRHIGQDIIAVLRNIAGGEVREYTKMLAEAREQALDRMVEEARTLKADAVVCVRFQTSMVMAGAAEMLCYGTAVTFEPSS
- a CDS encoding sigma-70 family RNA polymerase sigma factor; the encoded protein is MQPELERELIRKCQTGDTRFYEPLVRAYEPSGLRLAVAMMSNTEDAQDALQEAFVKTFRSLHRFDVRRPFGPWFFQILRNQCRDMLRSRQARFKVETLDERLEARPASSEKGPERAHQRSAVREILWMGLERIGDEHREILVLKELEGFRYSEIAQILEIPEGTVASRLYHARHALKEALVDQGVEYP